In Flammeovirgaceae bacterium 311, one DNA window encodes the following:
- a CDS encoding LAO/AO transport system ATPase (COG1703 Putative periplasmic protein kinase ArgK and related GTPases of G3E family), with the protein MNSKRRSRLTPKAYIKGILAGDRLVLSRAITLVESSLPADQHLAREVMDAILPHTGQSVRIGITGVPGVGKSTFIESFGTYLTGLGKKLAVLAIDPSSQRSGGSIMGDKTRMEQLSHNPLAYIRPSAAGTALGGVAARTREAMLLCEAAGFEVIFIETVGVGQSETAVRNMVDFFLLLMLAGAGDELQGIKKGIMEMADGLAITKADGDNKMHAKQAQAAYRNALHLFPPTPSGWIPKVLSCSAISNEGLEAIWHMICQYEEHTRLKGFFEHRRQEQNLSWMHTAIEDMLKQHFWSHPAVAQHRTQLEQQVMAGNTGAVGAARFLFSVFKGNFGAETSVNNS; encoded by the coding sequence ATGAACAGCAAGCGCCGATCCCGTTTAACTCCCAAAGCTTATATAAAAGGCATACTGGCGGGCGACCGGCTGGTGCTAAGCCGTGCTATTACCCTGGTAGAAAGCAGCCTGCCTGCAGACCAGCATCTTGCCCGGGAGGTGATGGATGCTATCTTACCCCATACCGGCCAGTCTGTTCGCATTGGCATAACAGGAGTGCCGGGGGTTGGTAAAAGCACTTTTATAGAAAGCTTTGGCACCTACCTGACGGGGCTTGGCAAAAAACTGGCTGTACTGGCCATAGACCCCAGCAGCCAGCGCAGCGGTGGCAGTATTATGGGCGATAAAACCCGTATGGAACAGCTATCGCACAATCCGCTGGCATACATACGCCCCTCTGCTGCCGGCACTGCGCTGGGTGGTGTAGCCGCCCGCACCCGCGAGGCCATGCTCCTTTGTGAAGCAGCCGGTTTTGAGGTGATCTTTATTGAAACCGTTGGTGTTGGCCAGAGCGAAACGGCTGTTCGCAACATGGTAGATTTTTTCCTGCTGCTCATGCTGGCGGGTGCCGGCGATGAGCTGCAGGGTATAAAAAAAGGCATCATGGAAATGGCCGATGGCCTGGCCATTACCAAAGCTGATGGCGATAATAAAATGCATGCCAAACAGGCTCAGGCTGCTTACAGAAATGCCCTGCACCTGTTCCCTCCTACCCCCAGCGGCTGGATTCCTAAGGTACTGAGCTGTTCTGCTATATCCAATGAAGGACTGGAAGCAATCTGGCACATGATTTGCCAGTATGAGGAGCACACCCGCCTGAAAGGATTTTTTGAACACCGGAGGCAGGAACAAAATCTAAGCTGGATGCATACAGCCATAGAAGATATGCTGAAGCAGCATTTTTGGAGTCATCCCGCTGTGGCTCAGCATAGAACACAACTGGAACAACAGGTAATGGCCGGCAATACCGGTGCTGTTGGCGCAGCCCGTTTCTTATTTTCTGTTTTTAAGGGTAATTTTGGTGCCGAAACAAGCGTTAATAACTCCTGA
- a CDS encoding Fe3+-hydroxamate ABC transporter periplasmic protein (COG0614 ABC-type Fe3+-hydroxamate transport system, periplasmic component), translating into MKRTFAAAGRCLITPLLLAFTLTYWSCRPNSTERENTETNINSAAWQSTPIQYAKTFELEYREGYKLIHVKQPYPGATRPYTYLLLPHGQPQPDSVEADAVVRIPVQRIISLSTTHLPALDMLGESNKLTGFAQSEFITSPAQRLRLEQGELTDIGSTQGLSPEQILSLQPDLIMAYGMGPDDGTLQVLHRTGVPVLLNADFLENNPLGRAEWIKFTAALLNREKEADSVFNQIVHRYDSLTALTKDVAQRPEVFSGIVYGDIWYMPGGRSWAATFLADAGANYLWGETAESGSVPLSLEQVFAKAHDAPFWINTADFSSLQAIAAADERYKRFRAWQQGQVYTYINKISPTGGNEYLELGYARPDMVLADLIKILHPELLPKHELYFYKQLPKNK; encoded by the coding sequence ATGAAACGGACCTTTGCAGCAGCCGGGCGTTGCCTGATCACGCCCCTTCTACTAGCTTTTACACTTACTTACTGGTCTTGCAGGCCCAATAGCACTGAAAGAGAGAACACTGAAACAAACATAAATTCAGCAGCCTGGCAGAGTACTCCCATTCAGTATGCAAAAACTTTTGAACTGGAGTACCGGGAGGGCTATAAACTAATCCATGTAAAGCAGCCTTATCCCGGCGCTACCAGGCCCTATACATACCTGCTGCTGCCTCACGGTCAGCCCCAGCCCGATTCTGTTGAAGCCGATGCCGTGGTGCGGATTCCGGTTCAGCGCATCATCAGCCTTAGCACCACCCATCTGCCTGCCCTTGATATGCTTGGGGAGAGCAACAAGCTGACTGGTTTTGCACAGTCCGAATTTATTACCAGCCCCGCCCAGCGCCTCCGGCTGGAGCAGGGCGAGCTTACCGACATTGGCAGCACCCAAGGGCTTAGCCCCGAGCAGATCCTCTCCCTGCAGCCCGACCTCATCATGGCCTATGGCATGGGCCCCGACGATGGCACACTGCAGGTACTGCACCGCACAGGCGTGCCCGTGCTTCTAAATGCAGATTTTCTGGAGAACAACCCCCTGGGCCGGGCAGAGTGGATAAAATTTACGGCAGCCCTCCTGAACAGGGAGAAAGAAGCAGATTCAGTATTTAACCAGATTGTGCATCGCTACGATTCCCTCACAGCTTTAACCAAAGATGTAGCGCAGCGCCCGGAGGTGTTTAGCGGCATTGTGTACGGCGATATCTGGTATATGCCTGGCGGCAGGAGCTGGGCAGCCACATTTCTGGCCGATGCCGGTGCCAATTACCTGTGGGGCGAAACAGCAGAAAGCGGCAGCGTGCCCCTAAGTTTAGAGCAAGTATTTGCCAAAGCCCACGATGCCCCCTTCTGGATCAATACCGCCGACTTCAGCTCTTTACAGGCCATTGCCGCTGCCGACGAGCGTTACAAGCGCTTCAGGGCCTGGCAGCAGGGGCAGGTCTATACCTACATCAACAAAATAAGCCCCACCGGCGGCAATGAATACCTGGAGCTGGGCTATGCCCGCCCCGATATGGTGCTGGCCGATCTGATTAAGATTCTGCACCCGGAGCTGTTGCCAAAGCATGAGCTGTATTTTTATAAACAATTACCAAAGAACAAGTAG
- a CDS encoding Fe3+-siderophore ABC transporter permease (COG0609 ABC-type Fe3+-siderophore transport system, permease component): MPKGWGWRLLLLVLALALLFVVDLSLGAVAIPYKSIVKILTGTPSENRVWEQIVWEFRLPKALTALAAGSALAVSGLQMQTLFRNPLAGPFVLGISSGASLGVAFLLMAGSIGWLMVPEWIPWLTAGAAALGAAGVLVLIFLAALRLQDSMALLILGLMVGSLAGAVVSVLQFYSGAEKVQAYLIWTFGSLGGVTWPELQVVIPVVVVGLVLAQALAKPLNALLLGERYAHSVGVSMSRVRPLILLSTSLLAGSITAFCGPIAFVGLAVPHLCRLLFHISDHRLLLPVVMLGGAILLLLCDILANILAAGGALPLNAITTLFGAPVVLWLILRQRAIGKMF; encoded by the coding sequence ATGCCGAAAGGCTGGGGCTGGCGCCTGCTGTTGCTCGTGCTGGCGCTGGCGCTGCTGTTTGTGGTAGATCTCAGTCTGGGGGCTGTTGCCATTCCTTATAAGTCCATTGTGAAGATTCTCACAGGTACACCTTCAGAAAACAGGGTGTGGGAGCAGATCGTGTGGGAGTTTCGCCTGCCTAAAGCCTTAACAGCACTGGCAGCAGGCAGTGCCCTGGCGGTATCGGGCCTGCAGATGCAAACCTTGTTTCGCAATCCGCTGGCGGGTCCTTTTGTGCTGGGCATTAGCTCAGGCGCAAGCCTGGGAGTAGCGTTTTTGCTCATGGCCGGGAGTATAGGCTGGCTGATGGTACCGGAATGGATTCCCTGGCTTACTGCCGGAGCAGCTGCGCTGGGTGCTGCAGGGGTGCTGGTGCTTATTTTTCTGGCGGCCCTGCGCCTGCAGGATAGCATGGCCCTGCTAATACTGGGCCTGATGGTGGGCAGCCTGGCCGGGGCCGTGGTCAGTGTGCTGCAGTTTTACAGCGGGGCAGAGAAAGTGCAGGCCTATCTTATCTGGACCTTTGGTAGCCTGGGGGGGGTAACCTGGCCCGAGCTGCAGGTGGTAATACCCGTTGTGGTGGTGGGGCTTGTGCTGGCACAGGCGCTGGCAAAGCCGCTGAATGCCCTGCTGCTGGGGGAGCGTTATGCCCATAGCGTGGGCGTGTCTATGAGTAGGGTACGGCCGCTTATTCTGCTAAGTACAAGTTTGCTTGCCGGAAGTATTACTGCTTTTTGCGGGCCTATTGCTTTTGTAGGGCTTGCTGTGCCGCATTTATGCAGGCTGCTGTTTCATATATCTGATCACCGTTTGCTGTTGCCCGTGGTCATGCTGGGGGGTGCTATTTTGCTTCTCCTATGCGATATACTAGCAAATATACTGGCAGCGGGCGGTGCCCTGCCGCTCAATGCCATCACCACCCTCTTTGGCGCGCCGGTGGTGCTGTGGCTTATTCTGAGGCAGCGGGCAATTGGTAAAATGTTTTAA
- a CDS encoding ABC transporter-like protein (COG1120 ABC-type cobalamin/Fe3+-siderophores transport systems, ATPase components) gives MKAVLEAHNLSIGYRYRQETLVRAGIELALEPGRLVCLMGPNGAGKSTLLRTLAGVQLPLGGELLLQGVPIEKLSQQEKARAISLVLTDPVHSANLRVLEVVQLGRYPHTGWFGSMGEVDRKAVEKALDDTETRHLADRKLYTLSDGQRQKVLIARAMAQGGQLLLLDEPTAHLDLVHRIQIMHLLRGVAQEQQKAVVVATHELDLALQTADRLLLMPHNAGDPMLEGMPEDLVLNGSLEQAFSREPFKFDVQTGRFYQPLPQKASVLLRGPEPARYWTEQVLRRHGIVVAGSPVTTGAVATSASAADAAAADAIATIEVQQKAVGWMWHYQHGLFEQQFFSLAGLLKELCKRY, from the coding sequence ATGAAAGCAGTACTGGAGGCCCATAATCTTAGCATCGGCTACCGCTACCGGCAGGAAACCCTGGTGCGGGCCGGGATTGAGCTGGCGCTGGAGCCCGGCAGGCTGGTTTGCCTGATGGGCCCTAATGGTGCCGGCAAATCTACCCTGCTGCGTACGCTGGCGGGGGTGCAATTGCCACTGGGCGGAGAGCTGCTGCTGCAGGGGGTGCCTATCGAAAAGCTTTCGCAGCAGGAAAAAGCCCGGGCCATCAGTTTAGTGCTCACCGATCCGGTACATTCGGCAAATCTGCGGGTGCTGGAGGTAGTGCAGCTGGGGCGTTACCCACATACAGGCTGGTTTGGCAGCATGGGGGAGGTAGACAGAAAAGCAGTGGAGAAAGCGCTGGACGATACCGAAACCCGCCACCTGGCCGACCGCAAGCTCTACACCCTAAGCGATGGTCAGCGCCAAAAGGTGCTCATTGCGCGGGCAATGGCGCAGGGTGGGCAGCTGCTCCTGCTGGATGAACCCACAGCCCACCTCGACCTGGTACACCGCATCCAAATTATGCACCTGCTTAGAGGAGTGGCACAGGAGCAGCAAAAGGCAGTGGTGGTGGCTACCCACGAGCTTGACCTTGCCCTGCAAACTGCCGATCGCCTACTGCTCATGCCTCACAATGCGGGCGATCCTATGCTCGAAGGTATGCCCGAAGACCTGGTGCTGAACGGATCCCTGGAGCAGGCTTTTAGCCGGGAGCCTTTTAAATTCGATGTACAGACAGGCCGCTTTTACCAGCCGCTGCCACAAAAAGCCAGTGTGCTGCTGAGAGGCCCGGAACCAGCCCGTTACTGGACAGAGCAGGTACTTCGCCGCCATGGGATAGTTGTGGCAGGCAGTCCTGTGACAACTGGTGCTGTGGCAACATCTGCATCAGCAGCCGATGCTGCGGCTGCTGATGCCATAGCCACCATTGAGGTGCAGCAGAAAGCCGTGGGCTGGATGTGGCACTACCAGCATGGACTCTTTGAGCAGCAGTTCTTTTCCCTGGCAGGACTGCTGAAGGAGCTATGCAAGCGGTATTAA
- a CDS encoding ferredoxin--NAD(+) reductase (COG0446 Uncharacterized NAD(FAD)-dependent dehydrogenases), whose amino-acid sequence MRLMKHVVIIGNGIAGITAARHIRKGSDYRITVISGESDHFYSRTALMYLYMGQMEYHHLKPYEDWFWPKNRIELVKDWVEKVEVEQQQLILRNGEPIPYDELIIAAGSRWRRGGWPGEGAKSVHGLYGLQDLEAIEASTAGIEKAVVVGGGLIGVELAEMLHSRGIPVSLLVREKGYWASVLPPEEATLVGEHLKKHHIDLRFNTSLEEVQQDAAGRVQAIVTGDGEKIACQFLGITIGVEPNIAFLQGSGIETDKGVLVDEYFRTSVRGVYAIGDCVQYRKPPPGRKPVEQVWYTGREHGLLAAKNICGKPAAYKPGPWFNSAKFFDVEYQVYGDVPARLPEGWDWFYWQHPRKDQALRLVWEQESGKFRGVNLLGIRYRQEVCEQWIISGTKIEEVVTQLHQANFDPEFHNKYEEEIKTAFTEQTGRTVHGRKKRWWVFG is encoded by the coding sequence TTGAGGCTCATGAAACACGTGGTCATCATTGGTAATGGCATTGCAGGGATCACTGCAGCGCGGCACATCCGCAAAGGCAGCGATTACCGCATTACTGTTATCTCCGGCGAGAGCGACCACTTTTACTCCAGAACTGCCCTGATGTACCTCTACATGGGCCAAATGGAATACCACCACCTAAAGCCTTACGAAGACTGGTTCTGGCCCAAAAACAGGATTGAGCTGGTAAAGGACTGGGTCGAAAAGGTAGAGGTGGAGCAGCAGCAGCTGATACTGCGCAATGGAGAGCCCATTCCTTATGATGAACTCATTATTGCAGCAGGATCCCGCTGGCGAAGGGGCGGCTGGCCCGGCGAAGGTGCCAAAAGCGTGCATGGGCTCTACGGGCTGCAGGATCTGGAGGCAATAGAGGCCTCTACGGCAGGCATTGAAAAGGCGGTGGTAGTTGGAGGGGGCCTGATTGGCGTGGAACTGGCCGAAATGCTGCACAGCCGGGGCATACCTGTAAGCCTGCTGGTACGGGAAAAAGGTTACTGGGCCAGTGTATTACCTCCCGAAGAAGCCACTCTTGTTGGGGAGCACCTAAAGAAACATCATATTGATCTTCGCTTCAATACAAGTCTGGAAGAAGTACAGCAGGATGCAGCAGGCCGTGTGCAGGCCATAGTGACAGGTGACGGGGAGAAGATCGCCTGCCAGTTTCTGGGCATTACCATTGGGGTGGAGCCAAACATAGCTTTTCTGCAGGGCAGTGGCATAGAAACAGATAAAGGTGTGCTGGTAGATGAATATTTCAGAACGAGCGTTAGAGGGGTGTATGCCATAGGCGATTGTGTGCAGTACCGCAAGCCACCACCAGGCCGCAAGCCGGTGGAGCAGGTATGGTATACCGGGCGTGAGCATGGGCTGCTGGCGGCAAAAAACATTTGTGGCAAACCAGCTGCTTATAAGCCTGGTCCCTGGTTCAATTCAGCAAAGTTTTTCGATGTGGAGTACCAGGTATACGGCGATGTGCCCGCAAGGCTTCCGGAAGGGTGGGATTGGTTTTACTGGCAGCACCCCCGGAAAGATCAGGCTCTAAGGCTGGTTTGGGAGCAGGAAAGTGGAAAATTCAGAGGCGTAAATCTTCTGGGAATCCGCTACCGCCAGGAGGTATGTGAGCAATGGATTATCAGTGGTACTAAAATAGAGGAAGTAGTGACTCAGCTCCACCAGGCTAATTTCGATCCTGAATTTCATAATAAGTATGAAGAGGAGATCAAGACTGCTTTTACTGAACAAACGGGTAGAACTGTACATGGGCGAAAAAAGCGATGGTGGGTATTTGGGTAA
- a CDS encoding 4Fe-4S ferredoxin (COG0348 Polyferredoxin): protein MPTIIRDTRFTKLKKHPVQQVGLVLLLLGFAVLIGMLSLGNYKLTPSIVEQSVADSAHQAVLKSYLEPLYDKPIDSDWALSGVLDEAFENANEQLGDKPIDDYWGRTYKTYLIKYSTVGLPAERPLLLFWLSIGLGILGGLLYIFPKLQLLPGIKNNHIFHSATTNRGWVGWLLGSFLILFYILLYFFPYYITTWMLICDPLAYWLKGSGATEWFFYGLLYTLAILVMGVRMMIKYRHSKYHKLRTGSVMFFQLAFAFLIPEFLVALNKPYYDLKNIWPLNYDLFFEYKIEEFLSSGTLGMFMLIWGIALVVLGVPLMTYFYGKRWYCSWVCGCGGLAETLGDPYRQLSDKSLKAWKVERWMVHSVLVLAVVMTAAVLITFFTGKSSLLGISSYDLRYWYGFGIGSIFAGVVGTGFYPLMGNRVWCRYGCPLAAYIGIVQRFKSRFRITTNGGQCISCGNCSTYCEMGIDVRFYAQRGQNVVRASCVGCGVCASVCPRGVLKLEDRGDGKARFGEVKF, encoded by the coding sequence ATGCCAACTATAATACGCGATACACGCTTTACAAAACTTAAGAAGCACCCTGTACAGCAGGTAGGCCTAGTTTTACTCTTGTTGGGCTTTGCGGTGCTCATTGGCATGCTGAGCCTGGGCAATTATAAGCTGACTCCTTCGATTGTAGAGCAATCAGTGGCAGATAGTGCCCATCAGGCAGTGTTGAAATCGTATCTGGAACCTCTGTACGACAAACCCATAGACAGCGACTGGGCTCTCTCTGGTGTTTTGGATGAAGCTTTTGAAAATGCCAACGAACAGCTGGGGGATAAGCCAATAGATGATTACTGGGGCCGTACTTATAAAACCTATCTGATCAAATACAGTACCGTGGGCTTGCCTGCCGAGCGGCCGCTCCTGCTCTTCTGGCTTAGCATAGGCCTGGGCATTTTGGGTGGCCTACTCTATATTTTTCCAAAGCTGCAGCTCCTTCCGGGCATTAAAAACAACCATATTTTTCACAGCGCCACCACCAACAGGGGCTGGGTTGGCTGGCTGCTGGGCTCATTTCTTATCCTGTTCTACATCCTGCTCTATTTCTTTCCCTACTACATCACCACCTGGATGCTCATTTGCGATCCGCTTGCCTATTGGCTAAAGGGAAGCGGGGCTACGGAGTGGTTCTTTTACGGACTGCTTTACACCCTGGCCATTCTGGTGATGGGGGTGCGCATGATGATCAAATACCGCCACAGTAAGTATCATAAACTTCGCACCGGCAGTGTTATGTTCTTTCAGCTGGCTTTTGCTTTCCTGATCCCAGAATTTCTGGTAGCCCTGAATAAGCCCTATTACGACCTGAAGAACATCTGGCCTCTTAATTACGACCTGTTTTTCGAATATAAGATCGAAGAGTTTCTGAGCAGTGGCACCCTGGGCATGTTTATGCTGATATGGGGCATTGCCCTGGTGGTGCTGGGTGTTCCACTCATGACGTACTTCTACGGCAAGCGCTGGTACTGCAGCTGGGTGTGTGGCTGCGGCGGCCTTGCCGAAACGCTGGGAGATCCTTACCGCCAGCTTTCCGATAAAAGTTTAAAAGCATGGAAAGTTGAGCGCTGGATGGTACACAGTGTACTGGTACTGGCCGTTGTGATGACGGCTGCCGTGCTTATTACCTTCTTTACTGGTAAAAGCAGCCTGCTGGGAATAAGCTCTTATGACCTGCGGTATTGGTATGGTTTTGGCATCGGTTCTATCTTTGCCGGGGTGGTGGGTACTGGTTTTTACCCCCTGATGGGTAACCGCGTGTGGTGCCGCTACGGTTGTCCGCTGGCAGCTTATATTGGTATTGTACAGCGATTTAAATCCAGATTTCGTATTACTACCAATGGCGGACAGTGCATCAGCTGTGGCAACTGTTCTACCTATTGCGAAATGGGCATCGACGTACGCTTTTACGCCCAGCGTGGCCAGAATGTAGTGCGGGCCAGCTGTGTAGGCTGTGGTGTGTGCGCTTCCGTATGCCCCAGGGGCGTGCTAAAGCTGGAAGACAGAGGAGATGGCAAAGCCAGGTTTGGCGAAGTGAAGTTTTAG
- a CDS encoding family 2 glycosyl transferase (COG0463 Glycosyltransferases involved in cell wall biogenesis), translating into MSKMNSTAGNLAIPLIEGRRGEKLRRLPLQQLEENELSPLDSATTDNETFPTIAVVIPAHDEAEGILKVIQALPKNWVHEVVVTDNASNDGTAGVAEALGATVLHEDRKGYGWACLKGLEYLSQKPEQPDIVVFLDADYSDFPEELPLLVAPILEGKADLVIGSRAMGKREKGSLTPQQIFGNWLATRLLRLIYGACFTDLGPFRAVRWDALQKINMQDKTYGWTVEMQLKAAKLGLRATEVPVRYRRRIGHSKISGTVKGVLGAGYKILWTLFRYSR; encoded by the coding sequence ATGAGTAAAATGAACAGTACAGCAGGCAATCTGGCAATACCTCTCATTGAGGGGCGCAGGGGAGAGAAACTACGCCGACTACCTCTACAGCAGTTAGAAGAGAATGAGCTATCACCTTTAGATTCGGCGACTACCGATAATGAAACATTCCCTACTATTGCCGTCGTAATCCCTGCTCATGATGAAGCAGAGGGCATTCTGAAAGTAATACAGGCCTTACCAAAGAATTGGGTGCATGAAGTAGTGGTAACAGACAATGCCTCTAATGACGGTACTGCCGGAGTAGCAGAAGCCCTGGGTGCCACCGTGTTGCACGAAGACCGCAAAGGATACGGCTGGGCCTGCCTGAAGGGGCTGGAATACCTGTCGCAGAAGCCTGAACAACCTGACATTGTTGTTTTTCTGGATGCCGATTATTCTGATTTTCCCGAAGAGCTGCCCCTTTTGGTAGCACCTATCCTGGAAGGTAAAGCCGACCTGGTAATTGGCTCCCGCGCAATGGGCAAGCGGGAAAAAGGCTCCTTAACACCGCAGCAGATATTTGGAAACTGGCTGGCTACGCGCCTGCTCCGCCTGATCTATGGTGCCTGCTTTACAGACCTGGGGCCTTTCCGCGCAGTAAGATGGGATGCGCTGCAGAAAATAAATATGCAGGATAAAACGTATGGCTGGACGGTAGAAATGCAGCTAAAAGCTGCTAAACTTGGGCTGCGCGCTACCGAAGTGCCGGTCCGTTACCGCCGCCGCATCGGGCATTCTAAAATAAGTGGTACGGTAAAAGGGGTTTTAGGAGCGGGTTATAAAATCTTATGGACCCTCTTTCGCTATAGCCGATGA
- a CDS encoding family 2 glycosyl transferase (COG1215 Glycosyltransferases, probably involved in cell wall biogenesis) has translation MSWLIAILYCSSLLFLFLFSLGQLHLTWHYLRRLRKGVDRPYTLPDELPVVTIQLPIYNERYVAGRLLEAVARLDYPADKLQIQVLDDSTDDTVSLIAAKVEALQQQGLWIEQVRRSERHGFKAGALQWGLQGAKGRFIAIFDADFLPPADFLLKTLPHFQVPEVGLVQTRWGHLNRTYNLLTKLQAFGLDAHFTVEQGGRSEAGSYINFNGTGGIWRRSCIEDAGGWSADTLTEDLDLSYRAQMRGWKFLYLEEVESPAELPVVMPAVRSQHFRWNKGAAECARKNLLNSLRSPGNLFNKLHAFFHLTNSSIFIIILIAALLSVPMLFVKESLPEFRQIFYFGRVFFFGFLAIGFFYWVASRRLHPKKGALYFWSLFPPFLVVSLGLSAHNTLAVAEGWLGKKSPFLRTPKFNITGKTGGWKGNVYLHRQFSWMSMLETILALYFVFGIGAGLYLHDYSLLLFHAMLAIGFVLVVYYTLKGK, from the coding sequence ATGAGCTGGCTGATTGCTATCTTATACTGTAGTAGTTTACTCTTTCTCTTCCTGTTCAGCCTGGGGCAGCTGCACCTGACCTGGCATTACCTGCGCCGCCTGCGTAAAGGAGTGGATAGACCATATACCCTGCCAGATGAGCTGCCGGTGGTAACCATACAACTCCCCATCTACAACGAACGTTATGTAGCCGGGCGCCTGCTGGAGGCTGTTGCCCGCCTGGATTATCCTGCTGATAAACTGCAGATACAGGTACTGGATGACTCCACCGATGATACTGTCAGCTTGATTGCTGCAAAAGTAGAAGCATTACAACAGCAGGGGCTGTGGATAGAGCAAGTGCGCCGCTCTGAGCGGCATGGCTTTAAAGCAGGTGCCCTGCAATGGGGGCTGCAAGGGGCAAAGGGACGGTTCATTGCTATTTTCGATGCTGATTTTCTGCCTCCTGCTGATTTCCTCCTGAAAACGCTACCCCATTTTCAGGTGCCGGAGGTAGGCTTGGTGCAAACCCGCTGGGGCCACCTGAACCGTACCTATAACCTGCTCACTAAACTGCAGGCCTTTGGGCTCGATGCTCATTTTACTGTTGAGCAGGGCGGCCGCAGCGAAGCCGGCAGCTACATTAATTTTAACGGTACCGGCGGCATCTGGCGGCGGAGCTGCATAGAAGATGCCGGCGGCTGGAGTGCCGATACCCTTACCGAAGACCTGGACCTTAGCTATCGGGCACAAATGCGGGGCTGGAAGTTTCTATACCTTGAGGAAGTGGAAAGCCCGGCAGAACTTCCTGTTGTAATGCCGGCCGTTCGTTCGCAGCATTTCCGATGGAATAAGGGCGCAGCAGAATGTGCCCGTAAAAACCTGCTGAACTCCCTTCGCAGTCCCGGCAATTTATTCAATAAGCTGCATGCTTTCTTTCACCTCACCAACAGCAGCATCTTTATAATAATACTCATAGCAGCTTTATTAAGCGTGCCCATGCTTTTTGTGAAGGAATCACTTCCAGAGTTTAGACAGATTTTCTATTTTGGGAGAGTGTTCTTTTTCGGGTTTCTGGCAATTGGCTTTTTTTACTGGGTAGCGAGTCGGCGATTGCATCCAAAAAAAGGCGCGCTCTATTTCTGGAGCCTGTTTCCGCCTTTTCTGGTGGTTTCACTTGGTTTATCTGCGCATAATACCCTGGCAGTTGCAGAAGGCTGGCTAGGAAAGAAATCGCCTTTTTTGCGTACGCCTAAGTTTAACATAACAGGAAAAACCGGAGGCTGGAAGGGTAATGTATACCTGCATCGGCAATTCAGCTGGATGAGCATGCTGGAAACCATACTGGCCCTGTACTTCGTATTTGGCATAGGTGCCGGTTTGTATTTGCATGATTACAGCCTGCTGTTGTTCCATGCCATGCTGGCCATTGGTTTTGTACTGGTAGTTTACTATACCTTAAAGGGTAAATAG
- a CDS encoding alkylhydroperoxidase (COG0599 Uncharacterized homolog of gamma-carboxymuconolactone decarboxylase subunit): MENTYYNPADLAKFGNIAEFSPDLAKKFFDYYGDVFKEGELSVREKSLIALAVAHAIQCPYCIDAYTTDGLEKGASEGQMMEAIHVAAAIRGGASLVHGVQMMNKVKEITM; this comes from the coding sequence ATGGAAAACACATACTATAACCCTGCAGACCTGGCGAAATTTGGAAACATAGCTGAGTTCAGTCCCGACCTTGCCAAAAAGTTTTTCGATTACTACGGAGATGTATTTAAAGAAGGGGAACTCTCCGTGCGGGAAAAGTCGCTCATTGCCCTGGCCGTAGCCCATGCCATTCAGTGCCCCTACTGCATTGATGCCTATACCACCGATGGTCTGGAAAAGGGTGCCTCCGAAGGACAGATGATGGAAGCCATTCATGTGGCTGCTGCCATCCGTGGAGGGGCCTCCCTGGTGCACGGCGTGCAAATGATGAATAAGGTAAAGGAAATAACGATGTAA